One window from the genome of Zonotrichia leucophrys gambelii isolate GWCS_2022_RI unplaced genomic scaffold, RI_Zleu_2.0 Scaffold_385_49044, whole genome shotgun sequence encodes:
- the LOC135441632 gene encoding olfactory receptor 14A16-like, with product MSNSSSISHFLLLPLADTRQLQLLHFCLLLGISLAALLGNGLIISAVACGHHLHTPMFFFLLNLALSDLGSICTTVPKAMHNSLWDTRTISYTGCAAQLFLYVFFMSAEFSLLTVMCYDRYVSICKPLHYGTLLGSRACAHMAAAAWASGFLNALLNTANTFSLPLCHGNSLGQFFCEIPHILKLSCSHSNLRELGVIVVGASLVFGCFVFIVFSYVQIFRAVLRIPSEQGRHKAFSTCLPHLVVVSLFVSTSFFAYLKPPSISSPSLDLAVSVLYSVVPPALNPLIYSLRNQELKAAVGRLITGRFQKH from the coding sequence atgtccaacagcagctccatcagccacttcctcctgctgccattggCAGACAcacggcagctgcagctcctgcacttctgcctcttgctgggcatctccctggctgccctcctgggcaacggcctcatcatcagcgccgtagcctgcggccaccacctgcacacgcccatgttcttcttcctgctcaacctggccctcagcgacctgggctccatctgcaccactgtccccaaagccatgcacaattccctctgggacaccaggaccatctcctacacaggatgtgctgctcagctctttctGTATGTATTTTTCATGTCAGCAGAGTTTTCTCTCCTGACtgtcatgtgctacgaccgctacgtgtccatctgcaaacccctgcactacgggaccctcctgggcagcagagcttgtgcccacatggcagcagctgcctgggccagtggctttctcaatgctctgctgaacacagccaatacattttccctgcccctgtgccatggcaattccctgggccagttcttctgtgaaatcccacacatcctcaagctctcctgctcacactccaacctcagggaacttggggTCATTGTGGTTGGTGCCTCTTTAgtatttggttgttttgtgttcattgttttctcctatgtgcagatcttcagggctgtgctgaggatcccctctgagcagggacggcacaaagctttttccacctgcctccctcacctggttGTGGTCTCCCTGTTTGTCAGCACCTCATtttttgcctacctgaagcccccctccatttcttccccatccctggatctggcagtgtcagttctgtactcggtggtgcctccagccctgaaccccctcatctacagcctgaggaaccaggagctcaaggctgcagtggggaGACTGATTACTGGAcgctttcagaaacattaa